In Bos taurus isolate L1 Dominette 01449 registration number 42190680 breed Hereford chromosome 10, ARS-UCD2.0, whole genome shotgun sequence, the genomic window TGAAATATAGAATGAGATATTCTATGTTATCCTTTATTCAAATCCAGAACTACTTGCCACAGTAGTGCATCTACCAGCAGACCCTGTTTAAGATAAAAGCCATATTACCATAGATACAATAACAAGCAAATGTTTTTATAGAAAATCAGCTTCTAAATCTTAGCAGTGACTTACATCAGATTCTCTACAACCAGCAATCAAATGCTTCCTCTTATCCTTGTAAATGTAATAATCTATCAAGAGGGAAAAAGTGTTGGCCCTATAGTTATTTTATTCTGCCATcaaaagcaattatttttcatttccctttctaaACCCCCTTCAGACTCAAAAATTTATCTAATTTTCAAAGTCAGTTAGTATTTATATGATGCCCCCTCTTTTCCTCTAAACTCATCTCTTTTGCAGACAAGGTAAGCCTCTGCCTCCTTTGTCCCTGAGTACTGCAAACTGGGAATAGGATttcttggaattatttcattttaaccaAAATCCATTACGACAAAGAATAGGTGgcctgtggttttcattctatgaAATTGTATCTATTTAAGGAAGTCCTGTACAGAAATCTGGAGATGATATGGTCAAAATGCTCATTTTCAGCTTATTACCTAAGATTAACTAATACAAAATATCTCAGTAACATACTGCAGGGTAACTTAAGTACAGTTTATACTAGCTGTAGGTAATCTTGGCATTACTATCTTTAAGTTAGTTTAAATAAGTTTGCCACTTTTAAGACTTAAATTCAACAGAGCAAATGATAAATCCCTATTTTAAAACTCCTAGTCTTTCCAAGCCTTTTTATGGTGAACACATTGATACTTAACtgtgaatttttgttttgtgactgctataaaactttaaaacaccTCTGTTCAGGGCCCAGCACACATGTTTATGTAAATGTCCATCTATGACTTTAAATTGAACTTGATAAAGTTTTCTTCCTTTCAGGCTACCCCTGTCACGAGTGAATTGTTCTCAGTTTCTTGGTTTATGTGCTCTTCCAGGTAGGTGACACTACTCATCTACTAGAAATAATTTTTGTGTCAACTAGCACATCATTCTCGGTACTGAAGAGTAAGAGAATTTCACAGACTATCAGCATAGGAACTCAGTTCTGGAAACCCTGTTGGTGGGCTACTGGTAAAGGAACATACGTCTATTCTTCAGCCCTCCAACTCCACATTCACAGGTCTACATTTCTGATTTACCTATCTTAAATGTAACATGGGAGTACAACGTGAGGCTAAAGACTATAGCCAGGTTCTTGTTACAGAAATCTGAATCCCTGGAATTATACTCCTAAGAAGATAAGAAATTGAAATTCACATTCAAAATGGAGTTGGTGCATATAAATGATCGTGTGTAATGATTTTCTACAGTAGCTATATATGTGTTTAAATATACTTGTTATTTATGACCAAAAACTGACTCTTTGACTTGCCTTGTCATTACTTACAGGTTGCAAATTTAAAGATGTTAGAAGAAATATCCAAAAAGATACAGGTAGGTGTAATATGAGAAAACCATCttaacaggtttttaaaaaataatactgaaaatcTCTTTGTCATAAAGAACAAACTGTAGTCTCTTCTGAATTTTCACAAAAATGTTCAGTATTTCATTAAGTTTCAAACTATAGACTTATTCTAATATATGAAGATGTATTTGTGAAGAGCAAAGAGaactatcatgtactgaacataGTGCTGTTTTTCACTAATTGTTGTCATTTGGTACACATAAACTGTTTTTGAGGTTAGAATGTATAAGTTGGAGGGAGAAAAGTAATGTAATAGAAAACTGGAATTGCAATGCCTAGAACTTTAACATACTGTTCTTTGCAGACTTGACTGTATTGGAAATTAAGCCTGAGTTGGGAACCCAGAGGCAGTATTGAAATTGTCTATCCCAGACAGAAAATTTATAGAACCAGGGTATAGGTAGAAAAGATGGAATCGGATCTGATCTCCACATGCCCAAAGATATTCATAGCCTGAAGTTTAATAATCCTACAAATACACAGATAATCTACCCTGATTCGGCATTTATAAATTGCATGATACTAAAAATttagattttcaaaatatttttttctggttgaCCTGGAATATCTCAAGCTTACTTGTCCTACCAATGTCCTTATAATAAACCAAagcaaaaatgtatatattgttTGATTCTGATTACTATAGATTTTATAAATCTCAAAGTTCTTTCCTTGTTATCCTAGAATATCAATTTGCTAatatactttctttaatttacctcccaaaaaagacttaaaagacTAATAGATTAGTTGACCCTTGCAGTATTTGTAAAGATTTTCTGCTCTAGAGATATCCACCATGGTAGGCAATTTCCATTTGCAGAACAATCATTTATGTCATGAGCAAAGTAACATTTAAATCATTGGTTCAAGAAACAATCTTGAACACTTTGGAAAGCCCTATTCATTTGGAAAGGAGTTTGCAGTTTTTTACcaaaactttttttcttccaatgaaATCTTAAATGGAATCCAACATACAAAACAGCTAACAGTGTTTGAAGGGGGGGACCTAGACTCTCCTAGCAGCACTTCCTGTGTCCTTCCTCAGAGGCCTTTCTGGGAAAGTTGAAATCTACTCATCCAACCTAAATAATAGAAATTATTCAATGTGTACAAGAGGCAAATAGGAAATTACCTACTCTCCTAAAAATGGTTAAGTATGTCAACTACATGTTAAACCCTTTTACAAGTACAAAAGCATAATAGTATTATCTAGAACAGCTGTCCTTAGAAACATCCTGGGAGCCACAAATAGAAGCCGTATATGTACTTTGACATTTTCTAGGGGCCatgttaaaaaagtaaaaacaggtaAAGTTAACTCATTTCAGTGAGTTTTAAgtataaaacaaattattaatGACATAGGGGGTTTTTTGTACTGTACTTGGTCTTTGAAatcatatatgtattttacatttacaatACATCTCAAATGGACTAGCCATAATTCAAGTACAGCTTTAGCATTTCATGATAAAAGTACTTTGTACTTAAATAGCTAAATGTCTTTGGATTTTGTCagcagggagagaaaaagaggaatcaGATGAGCCAGAATTATTCATTATGAACCAAACGCTCTGTAGTGAACATTGCCATGAGGAAGCTCCAGTAAATAGAATGACGTGTAGTACTGCTGCTTGGTTCATATCATTACCCTGAAATTCACTAGGTCATATAATTTTCATACAGCTAatgcttttatttccttgaaaCCCTAGTTCATAAAATTAAATGCATAATTGTGTGGTACAGTGCAAACATAAGAGAGAATACAAGAGCTCAGGCACCATGGATATGCTGGAGATTTTATATACAATGCTTAGGGTGAAACAAAATAGTTTTAAACACAGCAAACAAGGTTGATTTGGTgagaagaaaacagggaaaatgTGCTATCATTccttcttattttgaaatattagacGTTTTAAAATTTAGAGcagaatttattataaaaattatttttcaaagcagcAACATAATTGACATTTCAAAATCCAATAAAAGGTATTTTGACTTATAAAGTCAGATCTCATTTTAATCATGTTTTGGTTCAGATGTTTCTAATTCCTATTTGCACGTAGTTACTTTTTACCCTAGTTTGAAGACAGATCAGCATTGTTTTAGGTTATCAATAAGGACTTCAAAGTTAACAGGTCATCATTTGTTATTTACTTAATTTGTTCAGCTTAAGGGACTTAACTCCATATTTTCCCTCCTGACTTGACTGTATTTAAATGTGTAATGTTTTGTCCATGTGTGTCCTTGTGTATCTCGGTCTATtggcagaagaactaaagagctatGGTATACAAGACATATTTGTTTTCTGCACCAGAGGGGAACTATCAAAATATAGAGTTCCAAACCTTTTGGATCTCTACCATCAGTATGGAATTATCACTCATCACCATCCAATTCCAGATGGAGGGACTCCTGACATCACCAGCTGCTGTGAAATTATGGAGGAGCTTGAAATTTGCCTTAAAAATAACCGGAAAACCTTAATACAGTATGTTCTCCTTTTCTCCATATAATATGTGAGAAATGTCCCAGTCAAAAATGATTTCTCAAATTACTGCATCCGTATGCACTTATTACCTACCTTATATTTCCTTGCAAAGATTTAAAGGAGGTAACACATGAAAAGTCctgcacaatgcctggcacagagcaagcaCTCAGATATTTGCCATGATGATTTTTGAAGAGTAAGGACAATGAATGAGTAGATTGGGAAATTTTTAGACTAGGgtaacaggctttttttttttctttttccttttgccttagaCCTTTACTCATAATTtggggacactatcctttccaaAAAGGTCAGGGTGTCATTCTTGTTACATAACACCACCTTAACTATCAGTCGACCTTTCAGTTACTTTCTTCCAACAGCAAgaaagtcaatttttaaaaacattagcaGCAAAGGAATCATCCCTAACCCATGAGCAATCCTAAAAACAGGacttgaaaattttatttgatgaTATGAATTTGCTacctgaaagaaagagaaaagagactcGCAATTTTTGTCAGTGGTTGTACATAAGCTACTGGTAtcaaagtttaaaacaaaatgaattaagggagaaaaaagggagagaagaaaaaagcttggagaaaggaagagagtgaCGATCAGCAGTAGACAGTAGCACTGCAAAGACTCGAAGTGGTGTCGTGGAAAGTAACGTAGTTACGCCAGAGGTGAGCCCCACAAAGCAGAGGGGAACCAGCTACAGAGAGAAAACCAGTCCTTCTTTgtgattgcatttttttttttttcttttttgatatcttAGTCTGTGTAATCCTTTCTGGAACAACATAGAACATTAAGTAGTGAGATACCTCAAAAGCTCTAAGGTCACTGCTGTGGGCTAGAAAGTATACAAACTACACCAAATAACACAGTCTCAGGGTACCTACTGAAAGAGCAAGCCCAGCCAGCTTCTCTTGCCTTAGATCAAGAGTTCTGGGGCTTCACACCAatagtttatgtttttaaaaacaagccAACCTAGTACAGAGGTCTTTGGGAACACACATCTGTCTATCACCAAACTAAACCCTGATGTAGAGAACTGTAAAGCAGGGGAGAGAGAACTAGAAGTCATTTTATATACTACAGTTTCCAAATTTACTCTATAGAAAAGCATCACCTCTCATCTAGTACTAACTGtagaaacaaaattttagaataaatacAGTTATCTATGATAAATTTGCTGATAAGTCTAAGTAAAATAGCATTAGATACATGGAGCTggtgaaaaaataatttacaatttGGGGACCCATTTTTCAAAcaaattctgtaattttttttttttccaaatctttgAAAGCTTCTGCCGAAAGATTACTAGAAATCAAACTAGCTCAGTTTAGAGAAGCTTAAAAAAATTCTACTCTAGCAGGTTCCAGCAAACCAAATGCTCTGATGTTTGAACACAAACAAGATGGAAAGGTGAATGGGCAGTCTTGCTTATGTCGAATACTTCAGGCTCCCATAAAATAAAGCATCTGATGACTAGAAATTTTCATTATCCTAGACTTTTCAAAAGTGTCCCTACAGTGACTAATGTTTGTTCAGACAAAGAAGATTTTCTATTCATTCTCCCATCCTTGAGTGCCGACATTGCTAGACAGCTCTAGAGTTTATTCCTCAGAAACAGCATCTggtaaaatttttttcctgttctgttttCTATCTGTGCTGCCTGACTGCTTTCCTGGGACTTTTTTGCTCCTTTATAAAT contains:
- the CDKN3 gene encoding cyclin-dependent kinase inhibitor 3 isoform X4; the encoded protein is MKPPSSMQTSEFDSSDEEPIEDEQTPIQISWLPLSRVNCSQFLGLCALPGCKFKDVRRNIQKDTEELKSYGIQDIFVFCTRGELSKYRVPNLLDLYHQYGIITHHHPIPDGGTPDITSCCEIMEELEICLKNNRKTLIHCYGGLGRSCLVAACLLLYLSDTVSPQQAIDSLRDLRGSGAIQTIKQYNYLHEFRDKLAAHLSSRNSLSRSVSR
- the CDKN3 gene encoding cyclin-dependent kinase inhibitor 3 isoform X7, which codes for MKPPSSMQTSEFDSSDEEPIEDEQTPIQISWLPLSRVNCSQFLGLCALPGCKFKDVRRNIQKDTEELKSYGIQDIFVFCTRGELSKYRVPNLLDLYHQYGIITHHHPIPDGGTPDITSCCEIMEELEICLKNNRKTLIHCYGGLGRSCLVAACLLLYLSDTVSPQQAIDSLRDLRGSGAIQTIKQCPKDITDL
- the CDKN3 gene encoding cyclin-dependent kinase inhibitor 3 isoform X5 produces the protein MKPPSSMQTSEFDSSDEEPIEDEQTPIQISWLPLSRVNCSQFLGLCALPGCKFKDVRRNIQKDTEELKSYGIQDIFVFCTRGELSKYRVPNLLDLYHQYGIITHHHPIPDGGTPDITSCCEIMEELEICLKNNRKTLIHCYGGLGRSCLAACLLLYLSDTVSPQQAIDSLRDLRGSGAIQTIKQYNYLHEFRDKLAAHLSSRNSLSRSVSR
- the CDKN3 gene encoding cyclin-dependent kinase inhibitor 3 isoform X8; protein product: MKPPSSMQTSEFDSSDEEPIEDEQTPIQISWLPLSRVNCSQFLGLCALPGCKFKDVRRNIQKDTEELKSYGIQDIFVFCTRGELSKYRVPNLLDLYHQYGIITHHHPIPDGGTPDITSCCEIMEELEICLKNNRKTLIHCYGGLGRSCLVAACLLLYLSDTVSPQQAIDSLRDLRGSGAIQTIKKNTPN